Proteins encoded in a region of the Streptomyces sp. NBC_01298 genome:
- a CDS encoding zinc ribbon domain-containing protein: protein MAAELTSLHWSAGDVDALASGQDAGGRRLPSNAWMALRRLGWTVAPAEGVKVNDRIVRMAQEQAGRTLRSVKWRADLTAGVLVSWPTDPGKRTPDEWDSVRGAVAGGLHLPSSVINSRTRQIAAFLREHGRLPASVFELETAPHTGRMLLLSACDGQQATIERANEPGRALLRLQLPTRPDPQSYKDWTWVACPITLPSTIPAGAVLHLPTLRIHQGRVRADLAYTHAVPKARPAGHAVALGVDWGLNTLLSAGSARLHDDGRITALGAGAMFRAAGVLAKQHRLRRLSEHLHAKADHYARLTGCGTGHPLTAKHAVLTEEIRRVSARRSNLNDALARAAARWAIDQAIAAGATIIYVEDLRSMEARGMGRTMNTRLSQTVRGQIVDRMRHLASETGIAVVSVPARNTSKHCPRCLLPLRHRKAPDRPTTPGWKWAICPSCGYQGDRDAGAWQRIAARGLTHQTKTVTDRTTGAMAIRTIVDTLETRAVITPTAKTSRQDRSKTGPTRPSTTRPAPRRRRAPSLAGPSGPAGKRPEGHAPTGRTRLPHAAHRNQNATTISTPTTGRHRPRGAALGAGFHLHTHATPPRWEEPTPDTTSDMGSGN from the coding sequence ATGGCAGCTGAGCTGACGTCCCTCCACTGGAGCGCCGGTGATGTGGACGCGCTTGCCTCCGGACAGGACGCCGGGGGCAGGCGGCTACCGTCGAACGCGTGGATGGCGTTGCGTCGCCTGGGCTGGACTGTCGCCCCGGCCGAAGGCGTGAAGGTCAATGACCGGATCGTCCGCATGGCTCAGGAGCAGGCCGGGCGTACGTTGCGGTCGGTGAAGTGGCGGGCAGATCTGACTGCCGGGGTGCTCGTGTCCTGGCCCACCGACCCCGGCAAGCGGACGCCCGACGAGTGGGACTCGGTGCGTGGGGCGGTGGCGGGCGGACTCCATCTGCCGTCCAGTGTGATCAACTCCCGCACCCGGCAGATAGCCGCGTTCCTCCGTGAGCACGGCCGCCTCCCGGCGAGTGTGTTCGAGCTGGAAACCGCACCCCACACGGGCCGGATGCTGCTGCTGTCGGCATGCGACGGGCAGCAGGCCACCATCGAGCGGGCGAATGAACCAGGACGTGCCCTGCTCCGCTTGCAGCTCCCCACCCGGCCCGACCCCCAGTCGTACAAGGACTGGACATGGGTCGCCTGCCCGATCACGCTGCCGTCTACGATCCCCGCCGGCGCGGTACTGCACCTGCCCACCCTGCGCATCCACCAGGGACGGGTGCGGGCCGATCTCGCCTATACCCATGCCGTTCCCAAGGCCCGGCCGGCCGGACATGCGGTCGCGCTCGGTGTGGACTGGGGCCTGAACACCCTGCTGTCCGCCGGATCCGCCCGGCTGCACGATGACGGGCGGATCACCGCCCTCGGCGCCGGTGCCATGTTCCGCGCCGCAGGGGTCCTGGCCAAGCAGCACCGGCTGCGGCGCCTGTCGGAGCACCTGCACGCGAAAGCAGACCACTACGCGAGGCTTACCGGCTGCGGCACCGGACACCCCCTGACAGCCAAGCACGCGGTGCTGACCGAGGAGATCCGGCGCGTCAGTGCCCGGCGGTCGAACCTCAACGATGCGCTCGCCCGGGCCGCCGCACGCTGGGCCATCGATCAGGCCATCGCCGCCGGAGCGACCATCATCTACGTCGAAGACCTCCGCTCGATGGAAGCCCGAGGCATGGGCCGCACGATGAACACCCGCCTCTCCCAGACGGTGCGCGGGCAGATCGTCGACCGGATGCGGCACCTCGCCTCTGAGACGGGCATCGCCGTCGTCTCCGTGCCCGCGAGGAACACCTCCAAGCACTGCCCGCGCTGTCTTCTCCCACTGCGGCACCGCAAGGCCCCGGACCGGCCCACCACCCCGGGATGGAAATGGGCCATCTGCCCGTCCTGTGGATACCAGGGCGACCGCGACGCCGGCGCGTGGCAACGCATCGCCGCACGCGGCCTCACCCACCAGACCAAGACCGTCACCGACCGCACCACAGGTGCCATGGCCATCCGCACGATCGTGGACACCCTCGAAACCCGCGCCGTGATCACACCCACGGCCAAGACCAGCCGGCAGGACCGGTCCAAGACCGGACCCACCCGGCCGTCAACCACACGCCCCGCGCCCAGGCGACGCAGGGCACCCTCCCTCGCGGGCCCTTCGGGGCCGGCGGGCAAGCGTCCGGAGGGACACGCACCAACGGGCCGGACCCGGCTGCCCCACGCAGCCCACCGGAACCAGAACGCGACCACGATCAGCACACCCACCACCGGCCGACACCGGCCGCGGGGAGCAGCACTGGGCGCAGGCTTCCACCTGCACACCCACGCCACCCCTCCACGATGGGAAGAACCCACACCGGACACCACGTCCGACATGGGTTCAGGCAACTGA